The following coding sequences lie in one Spirosoma sp. KUDC1026 genomic window:
- a CDS encoding mandelate racemase/muconate lactonizing enzyme family protein, whose translation MQRRNFLQSTLVGSAALWAGGLPTLAQAAPKLKITKIRYYSAPGYNKPLFNQARGIVEIQTDGGIIGIGEGGFKDVVEQCAQMMIGENPFQVEHIWQNVYRGMFYPPGREKLHALGALEMALWDLKGKALGVPVYELLGGATRDYVECYATGFRASKAKTEEERARDCIEAGLRAYRIGPTGGNGDQSFDFYDNAKKTIDFCKRIDAAVGGGGHWAIDLHTRFDTTEGIKICKAIESLEPYFVEDVIRSENPGVYKTVRQMTTVPLAVGEQFGDRWDINELLEDQLIDYTRVTLPNTGGLLELKKIAALCETHYIGMIPHFTGPLSTASLVHVLGSSSPTRCLMELAGGEPERPPYFNEDYINFKNGKLYLNPNPGLGVTFDPKKATFVMEVTEKTKFPHPILKSPDGAIHNW comes from the coding sequence ATGCAACGAAGAAACTTCTTACAGTCGACGCTCGTCGGCTCAGCGGCTCTCTGGGCGGGCGGGTTGCCAACACTGGCCCAGGCTGCGCCCAAGCTGAAGATCACTAAAATCCGCTATTATAGCGCGCCGGGGTACAATAAACCACTCTTCAACCAGGCTCGCGGGATCGTCGAAATTCAGACCGATGGCGGGATTATTGGCATTGGCGAAGGCGGATTTAAGGACGTAGTCGAGCAATGCGCCCAGATGATGATCGGCGAAAATCCGTTCCAGGTCGAGCACATCTGGCAGAATGTGTACCGGGGTATGTTTTATCCCCCCGGCCGGGAGAAGTTGCACGCCCTCGGCGCGCTGGAAATGGCGCTGTGGGATCTTAAAGGCAAAGCGCTGGGTGTGCCCGTGTATGAACTGCTGGGCGGTGCCACGCGTGACTACGTCGAGTGCTACGCTACCGGCTTTCGGGCTTCCAAAGCCAAAACAGAAGAGGAACGCGCCCGGGACTGCATCGAAGCCGGGTTGCGGGCGTACCGGATCGGTCCGACTGGCGGCAACGGCGATCAGTCCTTCGATTTTTATGATAATGCGAAGAAAACCATCGACTTCTGCAAGCGTATCGATGCGGCCGTTGGGGGCGGAGGACACTGGGCCATCGACCTGCACACCCGTTTTGATACGACCGAAGGCATCAAAATCTGTAAAGCAATCGAAAGTCTGGAGCCCTACTTCGTCGAGGATGTCATTCGCTCCGAAAATCCGGGCGTCTACAAAACAGTGCGCCAGATGACAACAGTCCCCCTGGCCGTGGGTGAGCAGTTCGGCGACCGCTGGGACATCAACGAATTACTAGAAGACCAACTTATTGATTACACCCGCGTAACGCTGCCCAATACGGGCGGACTTTTAGAGCTCAAGAAGATTGCGGCTTTGTGCGAGACCCACTACATCGGTATGATTCCGCACTTTACCGGTCCGCTCTCCACGGCGTCGCTGGTTCACGTACTGGGTTCCAGCAGCCCTACCCGCTGCCTGATGGAGTTGGCTGGTGGCGAACCCGAACGCCCGCCCTACTTCAACGAGGACTACATCAACTTCAAAAATGGCAAGCTGTACCTGAACCCGAATCCGGGGCTGGGCGTCACCTTCGATCCGAAGAAGGCCACGTTCGTGATGGAAGTCACTGAAAAAACGAAGTTCCCCCACCCGATCCTGAAAAGTCCGGATGGTGCTATTCACAACTGGTAA
- a CDS encoding SusC/RagA family TonB-linked outer membrane protein gives MKTFLTVVWLCYLSGGYAAYAQINRITGRVTGTDKQGLPGVNVLVSGSSTGTTTDANGEYSINAATTATLVFSYISYVSQTIPVNNRSIINVQLAEDAKSIDEVVVTALGIKKEAKTLGYATVTATAEQISVNRTSNFVSGLQGKLAGVNISTMGSGPAGTAKIRIRGQSSFSGQNNPLIVVNGVPIDNSNYSLGGDYGSRAANSSDGGDGLSSINPDDIETMTVLKGATAAALYGSRAKDGVVMITTKSRGSGKGFGVTYNANFTTDTPLDFTDFQYEYGQGEGGKRPTSTRPTSGVWSFGEKFQPGMTQVLFDNETYPYEPVYNRVKQFYRIGTNFTNTVTVANNGPQGGFSLSFGNTDNRGIMENNTFNRKVINLGFSQNISSKLIASGNINYSKENNVNPPQINTQDFSVSTVVFTLANSMPFQALRDNQTEANGDEFVFSRFLVRNNPYYSMNRHFEHIKRDRIFGNIALKYQFTDWLYLQGRIAQDFYIRNQDYNIPNGYAPIARAPVGYVNGSYTQDVRQNTERNIDFILGANRTFGKIGVDLTLGGNARYARNDYNSVTVQDFVQPGLYTVANGRIKNPVYSLAEKKINSLFGAATISYREFLYLNLTARNDWFSTLAPSNRSILYPSATASFVFSQAFENLPTWISFGKLRAAYAQVGSDNVDPYSNALYYGVDNNSFPNPSGQLVPVGGINATVVPNKNLRPLRIQEAEVGMELKLFENKVGFDFTYYHKTTDDQILAAQISDASSFTSKLINVGRSMNQGLEMLLTFSPVNTKAFRWDVSANVSYNTSKVLRLGLSPNDTVITVSSGGGRTLNQVVDKPIGQLYTFTYLRDAQGRQVFDLNSGMPLRNNTLVNVGTALPRYFGGITNTFTYKGLTLSVLIDFKLGHKMIAGRNINYMRHGLSKRTLPGRDVGFVIGNGVNPNGEINQTRAAIQPYYESINPLGINEDFVFNAGFWKLRQLTLGYDFTPLLPESLFIKGLRLNAVANNVLIIKKWTENMDPEEALVSSDNAVGLDFWPGLPPTRSIGFNLNVRF, from the coding sequence ATGAAAACATTTTTAACTGTTGTCTGGCTTTGCTACCTGTCAGGCGGTTACGCTGCCTACGCCCAGATTAATCGAATCACCGGTCGGGTGACAGGCACCGACAAACAGGGGCTACCCGGTGTGAACGTCTTGGTCAGCGGCAGTTCTACAGGAACGACAACCGACGCCAATGGCGAGTATTCAATCAATGCTGCCACCACCGCTACATTAGTCTTTTCATATATAAGCTACGTTAGCCAGACGATACCGGTCAACAACCGGTCGATTATCAACGTACAGCTGGCCGAAGACGCTAAATCAATCGACGAAGTGGTCGTGACAGCACTAGGTATCAAGAAAGAAGCCAAAACGCTGGGTTATGCCACCGTGACGGCCACCGCCGAGCAGATTTCCGTCAACCGGACGTCCAATTTTGTGAGTGGCCTACAGGGCAAACTGGCGGGAGTAAACATCTCAACAATGGGGTCAGGGCCCGCCGGTACCGCCAAAATCCGTATTCGGGGCCAGTCGTCGTTCAGTGGGCAGAACAACCCGCTGATTGTGGTCAACGGCGTACCCATTGACAACTCAAACTACTCGCTGGGGGGCGACTACGGTTCTAGGGCTGCGAACAGTTCCGACGGGGGCGACGGACTGAGCAGTATCAACCCCGACGATATTGAAACCATGACCGTGCTGAAAGGCGCAACGGCAGCCGCGTTGTACGGCTCGCGTGCCAAAGACGGCGTGGTGATGATTACAACCAAGAGCCGGGGTTCGGGCAAAGGATTCGGCGTTACGTACAACGCCAACTTCACGACCGATACACCCCTGGATTTCACCGATTTCCAGTACGAATACGGGCAGGGCGAGGGCGGCAAACGCCCCACCTCAACCAGACCAACATCAGGTGTGTGGAGCTTCGGCGAGAAATTCCAGCCGGGCATGACGCAGGTGCTGTTCGACAACGAAACCTATCCCTACGAACCTGTCTACAACCGGGTGAAACAGTTCTACCGCATCGGCACCAACTTTACTAATACCGTTACGGTGGCGAATAACGGCCCCCAGGGCGGCTTCAGTCTCTCGTTCGGCAATACCGACAACCGGGGAATCATGGAGAATAACACCTTTAACCGGAAGGTGATCAACCTGGGTTTCAGCCAGAACATCAGCAGCAAACTCATCGCATCGGGAAACATCAACTACTCGAAAGAAAATAACGTCAACCCACCGCAGATCAACACCCAGGACTTCTCAGTCTCGACGGTGGTATTCACGCTGGCCAACTCTATGCCGTTTCAGGCCCTGCGCGACAACCAGACCGAGGCCAACGGCGACGAGTTTGTGTTCTCGCGCTTTCTGGTGCGGAACAACCCATACTATTCCATGAATCGCCACTTTGAGCACATCAAACGCGACCGGATTTTCGGCAACATTGCGCTCAAGTATCAGTTCACCGACTGGCTTTACCTGCAGGGACGTATCGCGCAGGATTTTTATATCCGCAACCAGGACTATAACATTCCCAATGGCTACGCGCCCATTGCCCGAGCCCCCGTTGGCTACGTCAATGGCTCGTACACGCAGGATGTACGCCAGAATACCGAACGGAACATCGATTTCATTCTGGGTGCCAACCGGACCTTCGGCAAAATTGGCGTCGACCTGACGCTGGGTGGTAACGCCCGTTACGCCCGCAACGACTATAACAGCGTTACGGTGCAGGATTTTGTGCAGCCTGGCCTATACACCGTCGCCAACGGACGCATCAAGAATCCCGTTTATAGCCTGGCCGAGAAGAAAATCAATTCCTTGTTCGGGGCTGCCACGATCTCGTACCGCGAGTTTTTGTACCTGAACCTGACCGCCCGCAACGACTGGTTCTCCACGCTGGCCCCCTCGAACCGAAGCATTCTGTACCCATCGGCAACCGCCAGTTTCGTGTTCTCGCAGGCCTTTGAGAACCTGCCAACCTGGATTTCCTTCGGAAAGTTGCGAGCGGCCTACGCACAGGTGGGCTCCGATAACGTCGACCCCTACTCCAACGCACTTTACTACGGCGTCGATAACAACTCATTTCCAAATCCGTCGGGGCAACTCGTGCCCGTGGGCGGCATCAACGCGACCGTGGTACCAAACAAAAATCTGCGCCCACTCCGGATTCAGGAGGCCGAGGTTGGTATGGAACTGAAACTGTTCGAGAACAAGGTTGGCTTCGATTTTACGTACTACCACAAAACGACCGACGACCAGATTCTGGCGGCTCAGATTTCTGATGCGTCCTCGTTCACTAGTAAGTTGATCAACGTGGGCCGGAGCATGAACCAGGGGCTGGAAATGCTGCTGACGTTTTCGCCCGTCAACACAAAGGCCTTCCGCTGGGACGTGAGTGCCAACGTATCCTACAACACCTCGAAAGTGCTGCGTCTGGGCTTGTCGCCCAATGATACGGTCATTACCGTCAGCAGCGGTGGGGGCCGCACATTGAACCAGGTCGTCGATAAACCCATAGGCCAGCTGTACACCTTTACGTACCTACGCGATGCGCAGGGACGGCAGGTCTTCGATCTCAACAGCGGGATGCCCCTGCGCAACAATACGCTGGTAAACGTGGGAACTGCTCTGCCGCGCTACTTCGGTGGGATCACGAATACGTTTACCTACAAAGGGTTGACATTGTCGGTGCTGATCGACTTCAAGCTGGGGCACAAAATGATTGCCGGCCGGAATATCAATTACATGCGCCACGGCCTGTCGAAACGCACGCTGCCGGGCCGGGATGTGGGCTTCGTCATCGGTAACGGGGTCAATCCGAACGGTGAGATTAACCAGACGCGGGCCGCCATACAACCCTATTACGAGTCAATCAACCCGCTGGGTATCAATGAGGATTTTGTCTTCAACGCGGGCTTCTGGAAACTACGTCAGTTGACACTGGGCTATGATTTCACCCCGCTGCTGCCCGAGAGTCTATTTATCAAAGGCCTGCGCCTGAATGCCGTTGCCAACAACGTGCTGATTATCAAGAAATGGACCGAAAACATGGACCCGGAGGAAGCACTGGTATCGTCGGACAATGCCGTTGGTCTGGATTTCTGGCCGGGCCTGCCCCCTACCCGCAGCATTGGCTTTAACCTCAACGTCCGGTTCTGA
- a CDS encoding SusD/RagB family nutrient-binding outer membrane lipoprotein produces MKIYSKHTLALLLSLSLLSGCDQGFTELNTNQVDPTSLAPSMVLNKGIINTNYLDGFGTLGMLTYNFGIVQQIITPYGSSLSGANYDQINNGNTVLVWTNFYRNVLKQLVAVIEQTKNDPLQVNTYQTARIWKAYMFMILTDTYGDVPYFEAGQGYTTEIITPKYDPQQTIYKDILKELDEASAALTTVQAPVVTDILYGGNVAQWKKLGYSFMLRAAMRLTKVEPATAESYVKKAVAGGVFQSNADNSILRHTSTYNNFIANHLAAREKTNFYLAAPFVNYLKENNDPRLRVFAVRYVGAKGGQEQVAARATSDPQQQIGMPMGYNDVTITTVLAQNNVASLWDFSQVNLNTVLKLDAPEFHITYAQTQLLLAEATVRGWVSGTAAEYFARGVRAHLDQMASYGATLSETAIKTYLDAHPLDASKALEQINTQYWVASFLDGTEAFANFRRSGYPALKKNPYPGSEVKGDFIRRMPYPDSEIVVNSAQLNEAVARQGPNTLDTRVWWDKK; encoded by the coding sequence ATGAAAATTTATTCCAAACACACACTCGCCCTTCTGCTCTCGCTCAGCCTGTTATCGGGCTGCGACCAGGGCTTTACGGAGCTCAATACCAACCAGGTGGACCCTACGTCGCTGGCTCCCTCAATGGTGCTCAACAAAGGGATCATCAACACGAACTACCTTGACGGTTTTGGTACGCTGGGCATGCTGACCTACAATTTCGGCATTGTCCAGCAGATCATTACGCCCTACGGCAGTTCGCTCTCCGGGGCCAACTACGATCAGATCAACAACGGCAATACGGTTCTGGTCTGGACCAACTTTTACCGCAACGTATTGAAGCAACTAGTGGCGGTGATTGAGCAGACCAAGAACGATCCGCTACAGGTCAATACCTACCAGACTGCCCGGATCTGGAAGGCGTATATGTTTATGATTCTGACCGATACGTACGGCGATGTGCCTTATTTTGAAGCCGGACAGGGCTACACGACGGAGATCATTACACCAAAGTACGATCCGCAGCAAACGATCTACAAGGACATTCTGAAGGAGCTCGACGAAGCATCGGCGGCTCTTACGACGGTGCAGGCTCCAGTTGTGACCGATATCCTGTACGGCGGGAACGTAGCGCAGTGGAAAAAGCTGGGTTATTCGTTTATGCTCCGGGCGGCCATGCGGCTGACGAAAGTAGAACCAGCCACGGCCGAATCATACGTTAAAAAAGCGGTGGCCGGTGGGGTCTTCCAGTCGAACGCCGACAACTCGATTCTCAGACATACGTCTACCTACAACAACTTCATTGCCAATCACCTGGCTGCCCGCGAAAAGACCAACTTTTACCTAGCGGCTCCCTTCGTGAACTACCTGAAAGAAAACAACGACCCCAGGCTCCGGGTCTTTGCCGTGCGTTACGTCGGTGCCAAAGGGGGGCAGGAACAGGTGGCCGCGCGGGCCACCTCCGATCCGCAGCAGCAGATTGGTATGCCGATGGGTTACAACGACGTAACGATTACGACGGTGCTGGCCCAGAACAATGTAGCCAGCCTCTGGGATTTCTCGCAGGTCAACCTGAACACAGTCCTGAAGCTTGACGCCCCCGAGTTCCACATCACCTACGCCCAGACGCAGCTGCTGCTGGCCGAAGCCACCGTTCGGGGTTGGGTGTCGGGTACTGCGGCCGAGTATTTCGCGCGGGGCGTCCGGGCGCATCTCGATCAGATGGCATCGTACGGAGCGACCCTGTCGGAAACGGCCATCAAAACGTATCTGGACGCGCATCCGCTGGACGCCAGCAAGGCGCTGGAGCAGATCAATACGCAGTACTGGGTAGCCAGCTTCCTCGACGGTACGGAAGCTTTCGCCAACTTCCGGCGGAGCGGTTATCCCGCTCTGAAGAAAAATCCCTATCCCGGCTCGGAGGTCAAAGGCGACTTCATCCGGCGGATGCCCTACCCCGACAGCGAGATTGTTGTCAACTCGGCGCAACTGAACGAAGCCGTCGCCCGGCAGGGTCCTAACACCCTCGACACCCGCGTGTGGTGGGATAAGAAATGA
- a CDS encoding enolase C-terminal domain-like protein, translating to MNQLDQSRRDTLKMLGFGSSVGLLGMLGSTSTAEAHEQAGKPAYAVGMPAVKIKSVRAIATAPQGSNLIVVKVETTEPGLYGLGCATFTQRAAAVVVAINTYLNEFCVGKDVDNIEDMWQSAYVSSYWRNGPVLNNALSGLDQALWDIKGKRANMPVYQLLGGKVRFAIPCYTHAGGNTAEATADSVKKFMEQGYKYIRIQQGGYGGVGSNLDKPDFKGSGFANDSDSYMNVTGYLKSVPKMFELVRKQCGDEIELLHDVHERVQPMEAINLIKQVEDFRPFFIEDPFSPENMKWFAQLRQTTTVPIAMGELFNNINEFKEPMVNQWFDYIRIHVSQIGGITPAMKVARLGEWFNVRTAWHGPGDVSPVGHAAHAHIDLAVWNFGIQEAVQFSEKTQAVFSGCPTMNQGYMSVNEVPGLGVDINEKEAAKYPIGTKSNWLVRKADGTVIRP from the coding sequence ATGAATCAATTGGATCAAAGTCGCCGTGATACGTTGAAAATGCTTGGTTTTGGCTCGTCGGTCGGTTTGTTAGGCATGCTGGGCAGTACATCCACGGCCGAAGCACACGAACAGGCGGGCAAACCGGCCTACGCAGTTGGGATGCCCGCGGTAAAAATCAAAAGCGTACGGGCTATTGCCACCGCGCCCCAGGGCTCCAACCTGATTGTGGTGAAAGTAGAAACGACGGAGCCAGGACTGTATGGCCTGGGCTGTGCGACCTTTACCCAGCGGGCGGCTGCGGTTGTCGTGGCCATCAACACGTATCTCAACGAGTTCTGCGTCGGCAAAGACGTTGACAACATCGAAGATATGTGGCAGTCGGCCTACGTCAGTTCGTACTGGCGCAACGGCCCGGTACTCAACAACGCCCTCAGCGGACTCGATCAGGCCCTGTGGGACATCAAGGGTAAGCGGGCCAATATGCCGGTCTATCAGTTGCTGGGCGGTAAAGTCCGGTTTGCCATTCCCTGCTACACCCATGCGGGTGGCAACACTGCCGAAGCGACGGCCGACAGCGTGAAAAAATTTATGGAGCAGGGCTACAAATACATCCGCATCCAGCAGGGCGGCTACGGCGGTGTTGGCAGCAACCTCGATAAACCCGACTTCAAAGGCAGCGGTTTCGCCAACGACAGCGACTCCTACATGAACGTAACGGGCTACCTGAAATCGGTGCCCAAGATGTTTGAACTGGTCCGCAAGCAGTGTGGCGACGAAATTGAACTGCTGCACGACGTCCACGAGCGGGTGCAGCCTATGGAAGCCATCAACCTGATCAAGCAGGTGGAAGATTTCCGGCCGTTCTTCATTGAAGATCCGTTCTCGCCCGAGAACATGAAATGGTTCGCCCAGCTCCGCCAGACCACGACGGTGCCAATTGCCATGGGTGAGCTGTTCAACAATATCAATGAGTTCAAGGAGCCGATGGTGAACCAGTGGTTCGACTACATCCGGATACACGTATCACAGATTGGTGGTATCACCCCGGCCATGAAAGTAGCCCGGCTGGGCGAGTGGTTCAACGTCCGCACGGCCTGGCACGGCCCCGGCGACGTATCGCCCGTTGGGCACGCGGCTCACGCCCATATCGATCTAGCTGTCTGGAACTTCGGCATCCAGGAAGCGGTGCAGTTCTCGGAGAAAACGCAGGCCGTTTTCAGCGGCTGCCCGACAATGAATCAGGGTTACATGTCGGTCAACGAGGTGCCTGGGCTGGGCGTTGACATCAACGAAAAAGAAGCCGCAAAATACCCCATTGGCACAAAATCCAACTGGCTGGTTCGTAAAGCAGACGGTACAGTAATCCGACCGTAA